In a genomic window of Dyadobacter fermentans DSM 18053:
- a CDS encoding transcriptional regulator — protein MENLTPTYTVTNDDEYAALIEKVGALMEKDEADTTAEESAEIHAMAEAIMAYEQSIYDIPEPSTLEGILELRRYDMMCEGKDLAETLGISNDELQRIIDGDHWPDVSLLNVIREKLDIPENLVLNHV, from the coding sequence ATGGAAAACTTAACACCGACTTACACGGTTACCAACGACGATGAGTACGCTGCTTTGATCGAAAAAGTGGGAGCTCTGATGGAAAAAGACGAGGCTGACACCACCGCCGAAGAAAGCGCCGAAATACATGCTATGGCAGAGGCCATAATGGCCTATGAGCAAAGCATCTACGATATTCCAGAGCCGTCAACACTCGAAGGTATTTTAGAACTTCGCAGGTATGATATGATGTGCGAAGGCAAAGACCTCGCAGAAACGCTGGGTATTTCAAACGACGAGCTTCAAAGGATAATCGATGGAGATCATTGGCCGGACGTTTCGCTTCTTAATGTGATCAGAGAGAAACTTGACATTCCGGAGAATCTCGTACTTAATCACGTTTAA
- a CDS encoding type II toxin-antitoxin system HigB family toxin has translation MVIFSYSTLRDFFQKYPDAKDALISWYKITEKASFSTSHDVKLAFNSVDAIGRGLYVFNIRGNAYRLIVKIKFKSRTVFIRFIGTHQQYDKIDVQSLWKT, from the coding sequence ATGGTTATATTTAGTTATTCAACTCTCCGTGATTTTTTTCAAAAATATCCTGATGCGAAAGATGCGCTTATCAGCTGGTACAAAATAACAGAAAAGGCTAGCTTCTCAACATCTCATGATGTGAAACTAGCATTTAACTCCGTGGATGCAATTGGCCGCGGACTGTATGTGTTTAACATCCGGGGCAACGCTTACAGATTGATTGTGAAGATCAAATTCAAAAGCCGCACGGTATTCATCCGATTTATCGGAACTCATCAACAGTATGACAAAATAGACGTTCAATCACTATGGAAAACTTAA
- a CDS encoding PepSY-associated TM helix domain-containing protein translates to MKKTFKKIASQLHLWLGVSSGLVVFIVALTGSILVFEDELEPVFYPKFHLVEAPKDQSPLPLDNLRATVANAYPDQRIARIAIEHHADRTVLFDLVKGKKEKDVLSVAVNPYTAGITDTRRENDSFFHIVLQLHRYLCLEDTGKAITGVATVMFIVIMITGLVLWWPNRKQTKQRLTVKWNAKFKRLKWDLHAVFGFYVLPFTFLIAVTGLVWSYKWVNGMIFLTLDGKAQQKREAPANASTHNALSSGSNALANGAALWTNISGTPGTLAKITVETNRLLPHPGRVLFTLPESDSISITVSKVNDNAAIANVVDFLYFDRHDGHLISKRLYSEETTGMKVRRLVFPIHTGSIWGWPTKVLALLVALITATLPVTGVIIWIGRKFKKKEKVMKRTSAPGKVASRAKAAAS, encoded by the coding sequence GTGAAAAAGACATTCAAGAAAATTGCATCGCAACTACACTTATGGCTGGGGGTTTCCTCCGGCCTTGTGGTTTTTATCGTGGCGCTCACGGGCAGCATCCTTGTTTTCGAAGACGAGCTGGAACCTGTGTTTTATCCAAAATTTCACCTCGTCGAAGCCCCGAAAGATCAATCGCCGCTTCCGCTGGATAATCTCCGCGCCACCGTTGCGAATGCATATCCCGACCAACGCATCGCCCGCATTGCCATAGAGCACCACGCCGACCGGACGGTGCTATTCGATTTGGTAAAAGGCAAGAAAGAAAAGGATGTCCTTTCCGTCGCTGTAAATCCATACACGGCCGGAATCACAGATACCCGCCGCGAAAACGACTCGTTTTTCCACATTGTTCTCCAACTGCACCGTTATCTGTGCCTGGAAGACACCGGCAAAGCCATCACCGGCGTCGCCACGGTCATGTTTATCGTGATCATGATCACCGGCCTCGTCCTCTGGTGGCCCAACCGCAAGCAAACCAAACAGCGCCTTACGGTAAAATGGAACGCCAAATTCAAACGGCTGAAGTGGGATTTGCACGCTGTGTTTGGCTTTTACGTGTTGCCGTTCACCTTTCTGATCGCCGTCACCGGGCTTGTTTGGAGCTACAAATGGGTGAATGGGATGATTTTTCTTACGTTAGACGGCAAGGCGCAGCAAAAACGCGAGGCCCCGGCGAATGCCAGCACGCACAATGCCTTATCCTCGGGCAGCAATGCGTTAGCCAATGGCGCCGCATTATGGACCAATATTTCCGGAACACCCGGCACGCTAGCCAAAATCACGGTGGAAACCAACCGTCTGCTCCCCCACCCCGGACGCGTCCTGTTCACGCTACCGGAAAGCGACAGCATTTCCATCACCGTTTCCAAAGTGAACGACAATGCGGCGATCGCCAACGTCGTCGATTTCCTCTATTTCGACCGTCACGACGGCCATTTGATCAGCAAACGGCTTTACAGTGAGGAGACCACCGGTATGAAAGTGCGGAGGCTCGTGTTCCCGATCCATACGGGAAGCATTTGGGGCTGGCCTACGAAAGTGCTGGCATTGCTGGTGGCTTTGATCACGGCTACGCTGCCGGTAACGGGGGTAATTATCTGGATTGGGAGGAAGTTTAAGAAGAAGGAGAAGGTGATGAAACGAACTTCCGCGCCAGGCAAAGTCGCCAGCCGCGCGAAGGCTGCCGCCAGCTAA